In one window of Clostridia bacterium DNA:
- a CDS encoding DUF951 domain-containing protein, with the protein MSYTPKKYNLGDIVQTKKMHPCGNDQWEIIRVGMDFKLKCTKCGRIVMLPRRKFERSIKKIIKSNQSEDF; encoded by the coding sequence ATGAGTTATACTCCAAAGAAATATAACTTGGGAGATATAGTACAAACCAAAAAGATGCATCCCTGCGGAAACGACCAGTGGGAAATCATAAGGGTAGGCATGGATTTTAAGTTGAAGTGTACTAAATGTGGAAGGATAGTAATGCTGCCTCGGCGAAAATTTGAAAGAAGCATTAAAAAAATTATAAAAAGCAATCAATCAGAGGATTTTTAA
- the leuD gene encoding 3-isopropylmalate dehydratase small subunit → MNIEGKVIKYGDNVDTDVIIPARYLNTSNPDELASHCMEDLDKDFLNKVQPGDVMVAGKNFGCGSSREHAPIAIKASGISCVIAQTFARIFYRNAINIGLPIIECAEAPKEIKDGDRIEVDVNQGIIKNITSGKEYSAQPFPEFMQDIIKVGGLINYVSEKVDK, encoded by the coding sequence ATGAACATAGAAGGCAAAGTGATAAAATATGGTGATAATGTAGATACTGATGTAATAATTCCGGCAAGATACTTGAATACATCCAACCCCGACGAGTTAGCCAGTCATTGTATGGAGGATTTGGATAAGGATTTTCTTAATAAGGTGCAGCCAGGGGATGTTATGGTGGCAGGCAAAAATTTTGGTTGTGGATCTTCCAGGGAACATGCACCTATTGCAATTAAGGCTTCAGGGATAAGCTGTGTAATAGCACAGACTTTTGCAAGAATATTCTATAGAAATGCGATAAATATAGGTTTACCTATTATTGAATGTGCTGAAGCGCCAAAAGAGATAAAGGATGGGGATAGGATAGAGGTAGACGTCAACCAAGGTATAATAAAAAATATCACTTCCGGAAAAGAATACAGTGCCCAGCCATTTCCAGAGTTCATGCAGGATATAATAAAAGTTGGGGGACTGATAAATTACGTGAGCGAGAAGGTGGACAAATGA
- the ilvB gene encoding biosynthetic-type acetolactate synthase large subunit, with amino-acid sequence MKISGAQAIIKALEEEGIKVVFGYPGGAVLPLYDSLLDSKIKHVLIRQEQNAVHSASGYARSTGGVGVCIATSGPGATNMITGIATAYMDSIPIVAITGQVSTDLIGKDVFQEVDITGATAPFCKHNYLVKNAQDIPGIVKEAFYIAATGRPGPVLIDLPIDVSKQLIEFDYPDQVDLRGYKPTYKGHHLQIKKFAKALKQSKRPVICAGGGVISSDASELLVKISESANIPVTTTLMGIGSFPDSHPNAIGMVGQHGNFAANNAISKSDLLIVAGARLGDRATGSLDKFAKNATLVHIDIDPAEIGKNISIDIPIVGDLRYVLEQTLKQDIARQDDYWIDIVREWKVKQGESKLNSGDNMTAEYILDVVSSIKDSDCIAVTDVGQHQIWAGRYLNIEKPGTFLTSGGLGTMGYGLPAAIGAKIANRDKQVMLITGDGSFQMTFNELATIVQEDIGIKIIIFNNNCLGMVRELQQHYCNGRYSQVFMRGNPDFVSLAKAYGIEGIKVDKKQDVEGAIKYGFSNDNTIVIEFLIDDKQNVLPVREEV; translated from the coding sequence ATGAAAATATCGGGTGCACAAGCTATTATAAAGGCACTTGAAGAGGAAGGAATAAAGGTGGTTTTTGGTTATCCCGGGGGTGCAGTGTTGCCTTTATATGATAGCTTATTGGATTCTAAAATAAAACACGTACTTATAAGACAGGAACAGAATGCAGTCCATAGTGCAAGCGGTTATGCTAGAAGCACTGGGGGTGTAGGTGTTTGTATAGCCACATCAGGTCCAGGAGCTACAAATATGATAACAGGAATAGCGACTGCATATATGGATTCTATTCCTATAGTGGCTATTACAGGACAGGTGTCCACCGATTTGATAGGAAAAGATGTGTTTCAAGAGGTGGATATTACCGGGGCTACTGCGCCCTTTTGTAAGCACAATTATCTTGTAAAAAATGCTCAGGATATACCTGGGATAGTTAAAGAGGCGTTTTATATAGCGGCTACAGGAAGACCGGGTCCTGTGTTGATTGATTTGCCAATCGATGTATCCAAACAACTTATAGAGTTTGATTATCCTGATCAGGTGGATTTGAGGGGCTATAAACCTACTTATAAAGGCCATCATTTGCAAATCAAAAAATTTGCTAAAGCCCTCAAACAATCAAAAAGACCTGTCATATGCGCAGGGGGAGGAGTAATATCCTCTGATGCTAGTGAGCTTTTGGTGAAAATCAGTGAATCGGCCAACATTCCTGTTACTACTACATTGATGGGAATAGGCAGTTTTCCTGACAGTCATCCTAATGCTATAGGCATGGTAGGTCAGCATGGAAATTTTGCAGCAAACAATGCCATTTCTAAGTCAGATCTTTTGATAGTGGCAGGGGCAAGACTGGGTGACAGGGCTACTGGCAGTTTGGATAAGTTTGCAAAAAATGCTACCCTCGTCCACATCGATATAGATCCTGCTGAAATCGGGAAAAATATCAGTATAGATATACCTATTGTAGGCGATTTAAGGTATGTGTTGGAGCAGACTTTAAAGCAGGATATAGCAAGACAAGATGATTATTGGATAGATATAGTCAGGGAATGGAAGGTTAAACAGGGTGAGTCTAAACTAAATAGCGGGGACAATATGACTGCAGAGTATATTTTAGATGTGGTGTCTTCAATCAAAGACAGTGACTGTATAGCAGTCACCGATGTGGGACAGCATCAGATATGGGCAGGACGTTATTTAAACATTGAAAAGCCCGGGACTTTTCTTACTTCCGGAGGCCTCGGCACTATGGGGTATGGCCTGCCAGCAGCTATAGGGGCTAAGATAGCCAATAGAGATAAACAGGTAATGCTTATTACGGGAGATGGCAGTTTTCAGATGACTTTTAACGAACTTGCTACCATAGTGCAGGAAGATATAGGTATCAAGATAATCATTTTTAATAACAATTGCCTTGGAATGGTAAGGGAGTTGCAACAGCATTATTGTAATGGCAGGTATTCCCAGGTATTCATGAGAGGAAATCCTGATTTTGTAAGCCTTGCTAAAGCGTATGGAATCGAAGGGATAAAGGTAGATAAAAAGCAAGATGTTGAAGGGGCGATAAAATACGGGTTTTCTAATGATAACACAATTGTTATAGAGTTTTTGATAGATGATAAACAGAATGTATTACCGGTAAGAGAGGAGGTTTGA
- the ilvN gene encoding acetolactate synthase small subunit, with protein sequence MKHTLAVLVENHPGVLSRVSGLFSRRGFNIDSLAVGVTEDPDISRITIVVEGDGYTLEQVNKQLNKLIDVIKISDVSQNSVIRELALIKVSSAGCVRNEIIEIVNVFRANIVDINKNSLTIEITGDTEKIEAMQDMLKPYGIKEMVRTGAIALDRGSKNIKINNEEE encoded by the coding sequence ATGAAACACACCCTTGCAGTATTGGTAGAGAACCATCCAGGAGTATTATCAAGGGTATCAGGCCTGTTCAGCAGACGAGGCTTTAATATAGACAGTCTTGCGGTGGGAGTTACTGAGGATCCTGATATATCCAGAATCACAATAGTTGTGGAAGGGGATGGATATACTTTAGAACAGGTTAATAAACAGCTCAACAAGTTGATAGATGTTATAAAGATAAGCGATGTGTCCCAAAACTCTGTTATAAGAGAATTAGCACTCATAAAGGTGAGCTCTGCTGGCTGTGTAAGAAACGAGATTATAGAGATAGTCAATGTATTCAGAGCAAACATTGTTGATATAAATAAAAACTCTTTGACAATAGAGATAACAGGGGATACCGAAAAGATTGAAGCTATGCAAGATATGTTAAAGCCATATGGAATAAAGGAAATGGTAAGAACAGGGGCTATTGCCCTTGATAGAGGTTCAAAAAATATTAAAATCAATAATGAGGAGGAATAG
- a CDS encoding 2-isopropylmalate synthase, translating to MDNDIYIFDTTLRDGEQSPGVSLNVHEKLEIAKQLEKLNVDVIEAGFPIASKGDFEAVKIISDNIRQPVICGLARAVKQDIDVAWEALKGAARPRIHTFIATSDLHLKYKLKMSRQEVIQKIDGMVRYAKGLCDDVEFSPEDASRTQPSFLCQVVETAIAAGASVINIPDTVGYSTPYEFGQLICYLKDNVKGIDNIILSVHCHNDLGMAVANSLSAVENGAQQVECAVNGLGERAGNAALEEIVMSLYTRKDYYNKNLTINTGQIYRTSKLISSLTGVAVQVNKAIVGANAFAHESGIHQHGVMSERSTYEIMTPESIGLKQNKMVLGKHSGRHAFEQRLSELGYVCLNENDINIAFKKFKDLADKKKIVLDEDIEALITEKVVEIPEVYVLDYFQVTSGNHTISTATVKLQKHQNIIEEAACGDGPIDAVFKAIERCLDREVRLVDYFIKAVTSGKDALGEVTVKVTRNSKIYIGRGLSTDIIEASANAYINAINKMELDASGE from the coding sequence ATGGATAATGATATTTATATTTTTGATACCACGCTGAGAGACGGGGAGCAATCCCCGGGTGTCAGCCTGAATGTTCATGAAAAATTGGAGATAGCTAAACAGCTTGAAAAGTTGAATGTTGATGTAATAGAGGCCGGTTTTCCTATAGCATCAAAAGGGGATTTCGAGGCGGTAAAAATTATATCAGATAATATCAGGCAACCTGTTATATGTGGTTTGGCAAGGGCGGTTAAACAGGATATAGATGTTGCCTGGGAGGCCTTAAAAGGTGCTGCCAGGCCTAGAATTCATACATTTATTGCTACATCAGATCTACACTTAAAATACAAGCTCAAGATGAGCAGGCAAGAGGTAATTCAAAAAATAGATGGTATGGTTAGATACGCCAAGGGCTTGTGTGATGATGTTGAATTTTCCCCTGAAGATGCTTCCAGAACCCAACCGTCATTTTTATGTCAAGTAGTTGAAACGGCTATAGCAGCAGGCGCTAGCGTGATAAACATTCCTGATACTGTAGGGTATTCCACTCCCTATGAATTTGGTCAGCTGATTTGCTATCTAAAAGACAATGTAAAAGGTATTGATAATATTATTTTGAGCGTTCACTGTCATAATGATTTGGGTATGGCTGTTGCTAATTCCCTTTCAGCAGTAGAGAATGGAGCACAACAGGTAGAATGCGCAGTCAATGGCTTGGGTGAGAGGGCTGGCAATGCTGCCCTGGAAGAGATTGTAATGAGCCTTTATACTAGGAAGGACTATTACAATAAAAACTTGACGATAAACACTGGCCAGATATATAGGACCAGCAAACTTATCAGTTCCCTTACAGGTGTAGCTGTTCAGGTGAACAAGGCAATAGTAGGGGCAAATGCTTTTGCACATGAATCTGGGATTCATCAGCATGGTGTGATGAGTGAAAGAAGCACCTATGAGATCATGACTCCTGAATCTATAGGGCTTAAACAGAATAAGATGGTGCTGGGGAAACATTCAGGCAGACACGCTTTTGAGCAGAGACTTTCTGAATTGGGATATGTTTGTTTGAATGAGAATGATATAAATATAGCTTTCAAAAAGTTTAAAGACCTTGCAGACAAAAAAAAGATAGTACTGGACGAGGATATCGAGGCCCTCATCACAGAAAAGGTAGTGGAAATTCCCGAAGTATATGTGTTGGATTATTTCCAGGTAACCAGTGGAAATCATACTATATCTACAGCCACTGTAAAGCTGCAGAAACATCAAAACATAATTGAAGAGGCAGCTTGTGGAGACGGCCCTATAGATGCTGTTTTTAAGGCGATAGAAAGGTGTTTGGATCGAGAAGTTAGATTAGTGGATTATTTTATAAAAGCTGTAACAAGCGGTAAGGATGCGTTGGGGGAGGTCACTGTAAAAGTGACTAGAAACTCTAAAATTTATATCGGCAGAGGATTGAGCACCGATATAATTGAAGCCAGCGCAAATGCTTATATAAATGCTATAAATAAGATGGAATTGGATGCTTCAGGAGAATAA
- a CDS encoding mechanosensitive ion channel family protein, with the protein MWSRFVQGVTEWYKTIEGGFWVKAGSAIFKVVIIILLVYILRKFGNYLIDKSIKRQKKLKITIDDRKLDTLSSILKSILMYLLYFIGILSILDTLNIVDTKAVLATAGIGGLAVGFGAQNLVKDVINGFFILLEDQFSVGDFVTIGDATGTVENIGLRITRIRNYKGDLYIIPNGEIKQVINSTRGDYMAVVDVSISYEENIQDAIAVLNDLFERIFQERDEIIEKPMVLGVQDLGDYNVIIRSAAKVKSMQQWAVERYMKQKIKEEFDKRGIKIPYPRRVIYNINEEE; encoded by the coding sequence ATGTGGAGTAGGTTTGTACAGGGTGTAACCGAATGGTATAAGACTATAGAGGGAGGATTTTGGGTTAAAGCGGGATCGGCGATTTTTAAGGTAGTTATAATAATATTATTGGTTTATATACTGAGGAAGTTTGGGAATTATTTAATAGACAAGTCTATAAAAAGGCAGAAAAAATTAAAAATTACTATAGATGACAGGAAACTAGACACTTTAAGTAGTATATTAAAGAGTATACTGATGTATTTATTATATTTCATAGGTATTTTAAGCATACTTGATACCTTGAATATTGTAGATACCAAGGCGGTACTTGCTACTGCGGGTATTGGGGGTCTTGCTGTCGGATTTGGAGCTCAAAACCTTGTGAAAGATGTTATAAATGGTTTTTTCATATTATTGGAGGATCAATTTTCAGTGGGAGATTTTGTGACCATCGGGGATGCTACGGGTACTGTAGAAAATATAGGCTTAAGAATAACTAGGATAAGGAATTATAAGGGAGATTTATATATAATTCCAAACGGTGAAATAAAACAGGTTATTAATTCTACAAGAGGGGACTATATGGCTGTTGTTGACGTGAGCATATCATACGAAGAAAATATACAAGATGCAATTGCAGTATTGAATGATCTGTTTGAAAGGATATTTCAAGAGAGAGATGAAATTATAGAGAAACCGATGGTGCTAGGTGTTCAGGACCTTGGGGATTACAATGTTATCATAAGGTCCGCCGCAAAGGTTAAAAGCATGCAACAATGGGCAGTTGAGAGATATATGAAACAGAAGATAAAAGAGGAATTTGACAAGAGGGGCATAAAAATACCATACCCCAGAAGGGTTATATATAATATCAATGAAGAGGAATAA
- the leuC gene encoding 3-isopropylmalate dehydratase large subunit has translation MGMTMTQKILADHAGLDSVKPGQLIKARLDLVLGNDVTTPVAIKEFDRVGTKEVFDTQKVAIVPDHFTPNKDIKSAEQCKMIRKFVQQKKIKNYFEIGQMGIEHALIPEKGLAVAGDVIIGADSHTCTYGALGAFSTGIGSTDMAAGMATGQAWFKVPAAIKFILKGKMSKWVSGKDVILNIIGKIGVDGALYKSMEYTGEGLSNLSMDDRFTIANMAIEAGAKNGIFEVDQNTVEYIREHSDREYKVYKADEDAEYERIIEIDLGKIKPTVAFPHLPENTRTIDQVGDIKIDQVVIGSCTNGRIQDLRIAAGILKGRKVAPYVRTIVFPATQKIYLQAMKEGLIQDFIEAGAVVSTPTCGPCLGGHMGILAKGERAIATTNRNFVGRMGHPESEVYLASPAIAAASAIVGKIASPEEVV, from the coding sequence ATGGGAATGACTATGACACAAAAGATATTAGCTGACCATGCAGGGCTGGATAGCGTGAAGCCAGGACAATTGATAAAAGCTAGACTTGATTTGGTGTTGGGAAATGATGTGACCACACCGGTAGCCATAAAAGAATTTGATAGGGTGGGCACTAAAGAGGTGTTCGATACCCAAAAGGTAGCTATAGTGCCCGATCATTTTACTCCCAATAAGGATATAAAGTCGGCTGAACAATGTAAGATGATAAGAAAATTTGTACAGCAAAAAAAGATAAAAAATTACTTTGAAATAGGTCAGATGGGCATAGAGCATGCCTTGATACCTGAAAAAGGATTGGCGGTAGCAGGGGATGTGATTATAGGAGCAGATTCCCATACCTGTACTTATGGAGCCTTAGGGGCATTTTCCACAGGCATAGGCAGCACTGATATGGCAGCAGGTATGGCAACAGGGCAAGCCTGGTTTAAGGTGCCAGCAGCCATAAAGTTTATATTGAAGGGAAAAATGAGCAAATGGGTATCAGGCAAGGATGTAATATTGAATATAATAGGAAAAATAGGCGTGGATGGAGCTCTATACAAATCCATGGAATATACTGGTGAGGGGCTATCCAACCTGTCTATGGATGATAGATTTACAATAGCTAACATGGCTATAGAGGCAGGGGCTAAAAATGGAATATTTGAGGTAGACCAAAATACTGTAGAGTATATAAGGGAACATTCAGATAGAGAATACAAGGTATACAAAGCTGATGAAGATGCGGAATATGAAAGGATAATAGAGATAGATCTAGGCAAGATAAAGCCTACGGTAGCATTCCCTCACTTACCTGAAAACACCAGAACTATAGATCAGGTAGGGGATATAAAGATAGATCAGGTAGTGATAGGTTCGTGTACCAATGGTAGAATACAAGATTTGAGAATAGCTGCCGGGATACTTAAAGGCAGGAAGGTGGCACCTTATGTGAGGACTATTGTATTTCCGGCTACACAGAAGATTTATCTTCAAGCGATGAAAGAAGGATTGATCCAAGATTTTATAGAAGCAGGCGCTGTAGTCAGCACTCCTACATGTGGACCTTGTTTAGGGGGACATATGGGCATATTGGCAAAGGGAGAAAGGGCGATAGCTACTACCAATAGGAATTTTGTAGGAAGAATGGGGCATCCCGAAAGCGAAGTATACCTTGCAAGCCCTGCAATTGCTGCTGCTTCTGCCATAGTCGGTAAAATTGCATCGCCAGAGGAGGTAGTGTAA
- a CDS encoding PLP-dependent aminotransferase family protein, translated as MIELMPNIDSNSHVPIYVQLYRYIKQEIISGHIEPETKLPSIRKLSSFLKISRTTVEATYHQLSVEGYITSKPNVGYFVSKIDNDMLDYDKRNTISKIITDEDELDSHIRYDFVDEHVDSSSFDFKLWKRYINRALSFYDKRLLTYGSYQGEYELRKQINKYVLQFRGAVCFPEQIVIGAGVQSLLNMLCGLVKPFYSKVAFEDPSFNKARYIFKDGGFDIIPIPLENDGIETKVLSELDADLIYVSPAHQFPTGSIMPVNKRVQLLKWAYDREALIIEDDYDSELMYYGRPIPSLQGMNKGKDVIYMGSFSKIMLPSIRISYMILPEDMLEIYMRSKEKYNQSSSKLEQLALALFMEDGMLEKHIRRLRKIYAKKNQILIQAIKTIMGDNVNIIGERTGLHLLLEVKSSKNSDQLAAQAEKRGVKVTPISNYMIKPQQTGKPLILLAYGGIPIEDISDAIETLSDAWEL; from the coding sequence GTGATCGAGCTTATGCCAAATATAGATAGTAATTCCCATGTGCCTATATATGTTCAATTATACAGGTATATAAAACAGGAGATTATTTCAGGACATATTGAGCCTGAAACAAAATTGCCCTCTATCAGGAAGTTATCTAGTTTTTTGAAAATAAGCAGGACTACTGTGGAAGCCACATATCATCAGTTATCGGTAGAGGGTTATATTACTAGTAAACCTAATGTGGGTTATTTTGTAAGTAAAATAGATAATGATATGTTGGATTATGATAAAAGAAATACTATATCTAAAATTATAACAGATGAAGATGAATTGGATAGTCATATACGATATGATTTTGTAGATGAACATGTGGACAGCTCTAGCTTTGATTTCAAATTATGGAAAAGATATATCAACAGAGCGCTTTCTTTTTATGATAAACGTCTGTTGACGTATGGATCATATCAAGGGGAATATGAGTTGAGAAAGCAAATAAATAAATATGTTCTTCAGTTCAGAGGGGCAGTGTGTTTTCCTGAACAAATTGTGATTGGTGCCGGAGTGCAGAGTCTGCTCAATATGTTGTGTGGGCTGGTAAAGCCTTTCTATAGCAAAGTAGCCTTTGAGGACCCAAGTTTTAATAAGGCTAGATATATTTTTAAAGATGGTGGTTTTGATATCATACCTATACCGTTGGAGAATGACGGAATAGAAACAAAAGTGCTTTCCGAGTTAGATGCAGACCTGATATATGTAAGTCCTGCCCATCAGTTTCCTACAGGGTCTATTATGCCTGTTAACAAGCGTGTTCAGCTTCTAAAATGGGCTTATGATAGAGAGGCATTGATAATAGAGGATGATTATGATAGTGAACTTATGTATTACGGGAGGCCTATCCCTTCGCTTCAGGGAATGAATAAAGGCAAAGATGTTATATATATGGGTTCTTTTTCCAAAATAATGTTGCCATCAATAAGGATAAGCTATATGATTTTACCAGAGGATATGTTGGAGATATATATGAGATCCAAGGAAAAATACAATCAGAGCTCATCCAAACTGGAACAACTTGCTCTTGCTTTGTTTATGGAAGACGGAATGCTAGAAAAGCATATACGCAGGCTTAGAAAAATATATGCCAAAAAGAATCAGATCTTGATTCAAGCTATAAAAACAATAATGGGTGACAATGTGAATATAATAGGGGAACGCACTGGACTTCACTTATTATTGGAGGTTAAATCATCTAAAAATTCTGATCAACTAGCAGCACAAGCGGAAAAAAGAGGGGTAAAGGTAACGCCTATATCGAATTACATGATAAAACCTCAACAGACGGGCAAGCCGTTGATTTTACTTGCCTACGGGGGGATACCTATAGAGGATATTTCTGATGCTATTGAGACCTTGAGCGATGCATGGGAACTATAG
- the ilvC gene encoding ketol-acid reductoisomerase, with protein MAKIYYESDANLELLKGKTIAIIGYGSQGHAHALNLKESGAEVVVGLYKGSKSWEKAEAAGLTVMDSEQAAKKADIIMILIPDEKQVELYESSIEPNLEEGNALMFAHGFNIHFKQILPPENVDVLMIAPKGPGHTVRSQYQEGKGVPCLIAVHQDYTGKAKDLGLAYAKGIGGARAGVLETTFKEETETDLFGEQAVLCGGITELIKAGFDTLVEAGYQPESAYFECLHEMKLIVDLINQGGLSYMRYSISNTAEYGDYVTGKRLITDQTRNEMKKVLEEIQDGEFARNWILENKANRPNFYAMREKEQNLQIEKVGKELRKMMPWIEDK; from the coding sequence ATGGCAAAGATTTATTATGAAAGCGATGCAAATTTGGAATTATTGAAGGGAAAGACTATAGCGATTATAGGTTACGGAAGTCAGGGGCATGCACATGCTCTCAATTTAAAAGAAAGTGGAGCAGAAGTGGTGGTAGGGCTATATAAAGGAAGTAAGTCGTGGGAGAAGGCTGAAGCAGCCGGATTGACTGTTATGGATTCTGAACAAGCCGCTAAAAAAGCTGATATTATAATGATACTTATACCTGACGAAAAGCAAGTGGAGCTATATGAGAGCAGCATAGAACCTAACCTTGAAGAGGGAAATGCCTTGATGTTTGCTCATGGGTTCAATATACACTTCAAACAAATACTGCCCCCTGAAAATGTAGATGTGCTCATGATAGCTCCTAAAGGTCCCGGGCATACTGTGAGAAGTCAGTATCAAGAAGGCAAAGGAGTTCCTTGTCTTATAGCCGTTCATCAGGATTATACAGGAAAAGCCAAAGATCTAGGGCTTGCTTATGCTAAAGGTATCGGGGGAGCTAGGGCAGGTGTGTTAGAGACTACATTCAAAGAAGAGACTGAAACTGATTTGTTTGGCGAACAAGCTGTTCTTTGCGGTGGAATTACGGAACTAATAAAGGCCGGTTTTGATACTTTGGTAGAAGCGGGGTATCAGCCGGAAAGCGCTTATTTTGAATGCTTACATGAGATGAAACTCATAGTTGATCTTATAAATCAGGGTGGATTATCTTATATGAGATATTCCATAAGCAACACTGCAGAGTACGGGGACTATGTGACAGGCAAGAGACTTATAACTGATCAAACTAGAAATGAGATGAAAAAAGTATTAGAGGAGATACAGGATGGAGAGTTTGCTAGGAACTGGATATTAGAAAATAAGGCTAATAGACCTAACTTTTACGCTATGAGAGAAAAAGAACAAAACCTCCAGATAGAAAAAGTAGGAAAAGAACTAAGAAAGATGATGCCGTGGATTGAGGATAAATAA
- the cimA gene encoding citramalate synthase: MKRVIVYDSTLRDGAQAEGISFTVEDKLKIVKQLDKMGIDYIEAGNPGSNPKDLEFFNKIKDLHLKNIKLSAFGSTRRVNVNVEDDANIRAIMAAETPAAAIFGKAWDFHVTDIIRTSLEENLKMIKDTVFYLKSNGKQVFFDAEHFFDGYRSNAEYAIQALKAAAEAGADGLVLCDTNGGAFPHQIYDITKKIVDLFDVSIGIHCHNDTGMAVANSIEGVRAGADHVQGTINGYGERCGNADLCTIIPNLQLKLGLSCIPQENIRRLTKTSRYISEIANVAHNDRAPYVGHSAFAHKGGMHIDGVMKSTKSFEHISPKIVGNKRRVLMSEVSGRSTILDKVREIDPTITKDSPQIKQIINELKEMEHRGYQFEGAECSFELMVRKRLGKYKRAFDVKHFRVLSEEPWQKEYSAYAMIKVLVDGKEEVTAAEGDGPVNALDKALRKALEVFYPELKNMHLRDYKVRVLNSENATAAKVRVFIESTDGHDVWGTVGVSTNIIKASWKALVDSIDYMLLKTRLSKGGEDNGNDYDTKDIS, from the coding sequence ATGAAGAGGGTAATTGTATATGACTCGACATTGAGAGATGGGGCACAGGCTGAAGGTATTTCTTTTACAGTGGAAGACAAGTTGAAGATAGTAAAACAGTTGGATAAAATGGGTATTGACTATATTGAAGCGGGAAATCCCGGATCCAATCCTAAGGATCTTGAGTTTTTCAATAAAATAAAGGATCTACATCTAAAAAACATTAAGTTAAGCGCCTTTGGAAGCACTCGCAGGGTAAATGTAAATGTTGAAGATGATGCAAATATAAGAGCCATAATGGCTGCTGAGACTCCTGCAGCGGCTATATTCGGAAAAGCTTGGGATTTCCATGTTACAGACATAATAAGGACTTCCCTTGAGGAAAATCTAAAAATGATAAAAGATACCGTTTTTTATTTAAAGTCAAATGGGAAACAAGTGTTTTTTGATGCTGAACATTTTTTTGATGGCTATAGAAGCAATGCCGAGTATGCAATCCAGGCTTTAAAAGCTGCAGCTGAAGCAGGGGCAGACGGGCTTGTTCTTTGCGATACAAATGGAGGGGCATTTCCCCACCAGATATATGATATTACTAAAAAGATTGTGGATTTATTTGATGTATCAATTGGCATACACTGCCATAATGACACCGGAATGGCTGTTGCAAATAGCATAGAAGGGGTTAGAGCGGGAGCGGATCATGTTCAAGGTACAATAAACGGGTACGGCGAACGCTGCGGCAATGCGGATTTGTGTACAATTATACCTAATTTACAATTGAAGCTGGGTCTTTCATGCATACCTCAAGAAAATATAAGAAGATTGACCAAGACTTCTAGATATATAAGTGAAATTGCGAATGTAGCTCATAACGACAGAGCTCCCTATGTAGGACATAGCGCATTTGCCCATAAAGGGGGTATGCATATAGATGGAGTAATGAAGAGCACCAAGTCCTTTGAACACATATCCCCTAAAATAGTCGGAAATAAGAGGAGGGTGCTAATGTCCGAAGTATCGGGCAGAAGCACTATATTGGATAAAGTAAGGGAGATAGATCCTACAATAACCAAAGATTCGCCCCAGATAAAGCAGATAATAAATGAGTTGAAGGAAATGGAACACAGAGGATACCAGTTTGAGGGTGCCGAATGCTCCTTCGAACTCATGGTGAGAAAGAGATTAGGTAAATATAAAAGGGCATTTGATGTAAAACATTTCAGGGTGCTTTCTGAGGAACCCTGGCAAAAGGAATACAGTGCTTATGCTATGATAAAGGTTTTAGTGGATGGCAAAGAAGAAGTAACGGCGGCTGAGGGAGATGGCCCGGTGAATGCGCTAGATAAGGCGTTGCGAAAAGCATTAGAAGTATTTTATCCTGAACTTAAAAATATGCACCTGAGAGATTATAAGGTGAGGGTGTTGAATAGTGAGAACGCTACAGCTGCGAAAGTAAGGGTGTTTATAGAATCTACTGATGGGCATGATGTTTGGGGTACTGTAGGTGTATCTACAAATATTATAAAAGCCAGCTGGAAAGCCTTAGTAGATTCAATCGATTATATGTTGCTTAAAACTAGACTTTCGAAAGGAGGAGAAGATAATGGGAATGACTATGACACAAAAGATATTAGCTGA